DNA sequence from the Sediminibacillus dalangtanensis genome:
AAACGGAAAGTCAACAAGTCATCGGACAGCTTTGGGAAGGACTTTACAAACATTATATCCTTGGAATTGCAGGCAGCCAGAATAACAAGCATCCAATCAATACGTTTATCCCTCTACTTTTATTTGCGAATGATGGTAGCCATTTAATGGTTCTTTATCAAGACGAAAACGAAGAGAAACAGCAACTGTTGCAAGCCTACCCTTCATTCGATGACAAACGTTGAACTAGATTTTCAAAATTTTCGTTATCCGGTTGCAGGCTCAAAGCTTTTTCTGCATGCTGTTTCGCATTCTCGAATTGATCATGGCTGGCATACAACAGAGCCAAATTATAATGTGCTTCGGCAAAATCCGGTTTCACTTCTAAGCTTTCCTCTAAATCATCGATTGCTGCTTCGTTTTCATCCAAATTCAAATGTGCCAGCGACTGGTAAAACAAAAGCTCTGCCTGGTATTCCTTCCCGTCTTCAAGCCCTTGCTCCGTATAGTTTAAGGTACGGTGGTATTCTTCTTGCTCCAAAGACTGCTGGGCAAGCTGGAGAAGATTAGCTGATGAAAAGTGCATACCATAGAAAAGCAAACCGCCAGCCATTATAAGGTAAAGCAAGAATCCACCGATCTGATTCAACCATTTCTTTTTCCTTGGTAAAGAAACGGCAGCAGAGGCTAGGAACCCGCCCAGCAATCCACCGATATGTGCGCCATTGTCAATTTGTGGCATCATCACACCGAAAGCAATATTTAAAGCCAATATAAACAGAAGATTCCAGCCCATCGTCCGGAAAAACAATCTTTTGTAGAGCACGCCGAAATAAAGCAGGGATCCGAAAAGACCAAAGATCGCTCCAGATGCCCCGGCAGACACCTGCGTGTTAAAGGCAAAGCTGGCAAGCCCACCTGTTATGCCGGCCAAAAAGTAGATAATCGCAAACCGGCTAGTTCCATAAAGTCTTTCTACTGCTGTGCCCAAGTAAAACAAAGCAATCATATTCATGAGCAAATGGACAAAACCGATATGAAGGAACATGGAGGAGATGATCCGCCACCACTCCCCTTGCAAAATTGCCGGGTTGTACTTCGCTCCAAAGTCGATCAATGTTTGTGTATTTAGACTGCTTCCGTGACGTTCCAGTAAAAAAAATAATAGGACATTGATTGCGAGTAAAACATAAGTGAACAAAGGTCTACCGTGCTGGAAGACCGACTGTTCTGCCTGCTGTTGTTCAACCAAGCGGGTTTTTAGCAGGTTTTTCAGTTCGTCAGACTGGCGCTCCATTACTTCTTCATTGTCAGACTGTACGATTGATCGATCATCAAGCCCCAAATTATCATATAACCGATACTTTTCACTTGTACGGTTCCTTTCGTCCAAATAATACACATGCATTTCTGTCGGCTTTTTATCCTTTACAAGCAACGGTTTTTTCAAGGACTCCCAATCATCGACAGGGGCTTGTGCCGCGACATAAACATCATGTATTTTCACTTTTTTGCCACCAAGCAGCTTGCGCAAATTCTGCACCTTATATATGACCTGAGCCATATCATTTTTTAAATGATTCCCCCAATCAAAGCTTTTATGATACAACCGGATAACATTCGATGTATCTTTTTGTTGCTTTTCGAGCCAAATCTCCTGACTGTCCTTATCAATATGTAATAGTTCATAGTTATGGTCACGGACCAAGTCATGAGCTAAATTCAAAAAATAATATTCATCTTGCACATACATGATGCCACTCCCTCTCCCTTTTATCTTACCATGTATGACTGTCTAAATGATAAAAAACAGGCATGCAATCCTTTCGTCCCCCACTAAAATACTACTGTCCCTTTTCCACCGACTGACTGCTTTACCTATACCTCTTGAAAAGAATTTTTATGCCTATTTAGTCTCCTTACTGATACTTATTATAAAAGAAAGGCAATTAATGAAAAAATGGTTGAATTCACGCAATAAATATATACTGCTAATTAACTTAAATACCACATATCAGACATATTTTAGTACTTCTTCACTCTAAAATCAGAGATCTATCTTAAGCAGTGGAAAATGCGACACTCCTGGGGGGAAGATCAGCTTCCAAATACCCCACAGGGAGTATAATTTCTTAGACAGAACAAAAGCGCAAGCGCCTGTTTAAAGGAGTACAGGCTAGAGCCGCCACGTCCTGTGGCAACGCCTGCAGGACCCACATCGTGTGAGCCCCCGACAAGCTTAAGAACAGCCTCGGCGTGGCGCTTTTTGCCACACAGAGGGTGGGCTTAAGACCCCGAGGGGGTAGGCGCTGGAGCTGGACGTGGCTGTTTCAGCCAATAATTATCCACAGACAGTTAAATTTATCATTTCCTATACAATTTAAAAAAACGCTCAGCTTATGATGCTGAGCGTCCCAAAATAGCAGGCATGATTTTTGACCGGATATACGGAATGTTCATCGACACGGTGACAGCAAGCTTTCGCAGTGTATTGACTGCTAGCAGTGCGTTAAGTATTTTAAATCGTTTTTGGAAAATCATACCGGCTGTGATAATTATCGAGCATGCAATCAGAAATGATCTCATGTTCTACACCCTTTCTCGCTGGATGATCTTATCATGCTCTAGGAGGACTCTTTTTATGCTTCTAAAAAATCAATCCGGTTTCCGTTATGAGATGATCAACCGCTATATCATAAGCATCTCTTGGAACCTCATCAATTAACTGTTCATTACTTGTCAAAGCGAGGGTGGGATTTGAAAAATCGGATAAAAAACGATCGTAATAACCACCACCATAGCCAACCCGATAGCCTTGCCGATCAAACAGTAAGCCTGGTACAATGACCAGGTCAATTTGCTGCTTCGAGATAGATTTGGCAACGTCAGGATTTGGTTCCCATAAATCAATATAAACACACTCTAATTGATTGTAGGACTGCAAATGATAAAACACAATTTCCGGTATTTTTGGATAACACTTCGGAACACAAACGTTTTTCCTTTCCTTCCACGCCTTCTCGATAATCACTCTGGTATCCCACTCATGACTTTGGGAAACGGTCAATGCGATTGTATTGGCCTTCTTCCAGTAAACCGAGTCGAATAAATGAGCCGCCAACTTTGCTTCTATCATTTCCCTTCGTTCAGCAGGCATGTCTTCCAGCAATTGTTTAGCCCTTGTTCTCCATTCACTTTTTTTCATTTACCAGCCCATCCCCCATCTTTCATACTCACACGTTTCCATGCTTGGTTTCATCATACCAAATACAGAACGCATTGGTAGCTTCTACAATTTCGGGTGGATCCTTTCTCCCTTTTTATTTGTCCAGCTATTTTTAATTTGGAGAGGAATCCAACTTCAAAGGAAAATGGTTTAAAAGAAAACAGATAAAAACCCCCGCCAAACGAATTTGGTGAGGGTCTTGTAACACATACAGTTCCAGTAAGCCGGATATACTGTAGGGTTATTTTGTTTCGCGGTGCAGTGTGTGCCGACGCAAACGTGGAGAATATTTTTTTAGCTCCAAACGTTCTGGATGCTTACGTTTATTTTTAGTAGTAATATAGTTGCGGTCACCTGTTTCGGTGCAAGCAAGTGTAATGTTTACACGCATTCTTTATCCCTCCAAACCTTCATCAAATGTAATCAACATTTCAATCTTACATATCATTTTTCAGACTTAATAATACTACCAAAAAAACTGAACAATTTCAACCTCTTAACAGAAAGCATTCAAATATTCGATAGAATGTGATATAACTGTTTATGGAAACAGCCAATTACTTATATATGTATATATAAGAAAGAACAGTCCGGGTGTGTCTTTTGTAG
Encoded proteins:
- a CDS encoding 5-formyltetrahydrofolate cyclo-ligase, with protein sequence MKKSEWRTRAKQLLEDMPAERREMIEAKLAAHLFDSVYWKKANTIALTVSQSHEWDTRVIIEKAWKERKNVCVPKCYPKIPEIVFYHLQSYNQLECVYIDLWEPNPDVAKSISKQQIDLVIVPGLLFDRQGYRVGYGGGYYDRFLSDFSNPTLALTSNEQLIDEVPRDAYDIAVDHLITETGLIF
- the rpmG gene encoding 50S ribosomal protein L33, which produces MRVNITLACTETGDRNYITTKNKRKHPERLELKKYSPRLRRHTLHRETK
- a CDS encoding rhomboid family intramembrane serine protease yields the protein MYVQDEYYFLNLAHDLVRDHNYELLHIDKDSQEIWLEKQQKDTSNVIRLYHKSFDWGNHLKNDMAQVIYKVQNLRKLLGGKKVKIHDVYVAAQAPVDDWESLKKPLLVKDKKPTEMHVYYLDERNRTSEKYRLYDNLGLDDRSIVQSDNEEVMERQSDELKNLLKTRLVEQQQAEQSVFQHGRPLFTYVLLAINVLLFFLLERHGSSLNTQTLIDFGAKYNPAILQGEWWRIISSMFLHIGFVHLLMNMIALFYLGTAVERLYGTSRFAIIYFLAGITGGLASFAFNTQVSAGASGAIFGLFGSLLYFGVLYKRLFFRTMGWNLLFILALNIAFGVMMPQIDNGAHIGGLLGGFLASAAVSLPRKKKWLNQIGGFLLYLIMAGGLLFYGMHFSSANLLQLAQQSLEQEEYHRTLNYTEQGLEDGKEYQAELLFYQSLAHLNLDENEAAIDDLEESLEVKPDFAEAHYNLALLYASHDQFENAKQHAEKALSLQPDNENFENLVQRLSSNEG